One Pseudomonadota bacterium genomic window carries:
- the msrA gene encoding peptide-methionine (S)-S-oxide reductase MsrA, with protein MLLAGLLFLPLLFAADKAFAGTTSPDRYRKAIFAGGCFWCMEKPFAKLDGVISVTAGYSGGSTEKPNYENYARGGHLEVIQIIFDPAVIGFDKLLEVYWKQVDPTDSGGQFADRGHSYTTAIFYYDENQKTLAEKSKAETDRSGVFDKPVVTPILPVQPFFPAEEYHQDYYRKNPLRYKFYRTGSGR; from the coding sequence ATGCTTTTAGCAGGCCTGCTCTTTCTGCCGCTCCTCTTTGCAGCCGACAAGGCCTTTGCCGGGACAACCAGTCCCGACAGATACCGGAAAGCGATCTTTGCCGGCGGCTGTTTCTGGTGCATGGAGAAACCTTTTGCAAAGCTGGATGGGGTCATTTCCGTCACTGCCGGATACAGCGGCGGTTCTACGGAGAAGCCCAACTATGAAAACTACGCCCGGGGCGGTCACCTCGAAGTGATCCAGATCATCTTCGACCCCGCGGTGATCGGTTTCGACAAACTTCTCGAGGTCTACTGGAAGCAGGTCGACCCCACCGACAGCGGCGGCCAGTTTGCCGACCGGGGGCATTCCTACACCACCGCGATCTTTTATTATGATGAGAACCAGAAAACACTCGCCGAGAAATCAAAGGCGGAAACAGACCGGAGCGGAGTGTTTGACAAACCGGTGGTGACCCCGATCCTGCCCGTGCAGCCATTTTTCCCGGCCGAAGAGTACCACCAGGACTATTACCGGAAAAACCCCCTCCGCTACAAATTCTACCGCACCGGTTCGGGGCG